The Nitrospirota bacterium genome has a window encoding:
- the miaA gene encoding tRNA (adenosine(37)-N6)-dimethylallyltransferase MiaA, with translation MKKIIVLLGPTGVGKTAASVLLAKELNTEIISADSMQIYRHMDIGTAKPTEVERSGIRHHMIDIVEPSEAYSAGRYISDVAPIIDGLFQKGKTPVIVGGTGLYIKAMTRGIFSGPSSDLELREGLLAREEEHKGSLYAHLCELDPETAGRTERNNIRRIIRAIEVCMKSGSSLSSLQRSLTMPLPYDFIKIGITRERGELYQMIDARVDAMFRAGLVDEVKAIMRMDPDRTPLQAIGYKEIVRYMDHEIDLQEAERLIKRNSRRYAKRQFTWFRQEQGIAWIDVTGKNNSHEVFQAVKQVLSDIFPPTSAMSSESA, from the coding sequence ATGAAGAAGATCATCGTTCTGTTAGGTCCAACAGGTGTGGGCAAGACAGCTGCTTCTGTCCTCCTGGCCAAGGAACTGAACACTGAGATCATCAGCGCAGACTCCATGCAGATATACCGGCATATGGACATCGGCACGGCAAAGCCGACTGAGGTTGAAAGATCCGGAATCAGGCACCACATGATCGATATTGTTGAGCCTTCCGAGGCATACAGCGCAGGCAGGTATATCAGTGATGTTGCCCCGATCATCGATGGGCTTTTTCAGAAGGGCAAGACACCAGTCATAGTCGGCGGAACAGGCCTTTACATCAAGGCGATGACGCGGGGCATATTCAGCGGCCCGTCTTCAGACCTTGAGCTGCGGGAGGGCCTGCTTGCCAGGGAAGAAGAGCATAAGGGATCTCTCTATGCCCATCTCTGCGAGCTCGATCCTGAGACTGCAGGCAGGACCGAAAGAAATAATATCCGCAGGATTATCAGGGCGATCGAGGTATGCATGAAAAGCGGCAGTTCCCTGTCATCTCTCCAGAGGAGCCTCACCATGCCCCTGCCGTACGATTTCATCAAGATAGGCATTACCCGGGAGCGGGGCGAGCTCTATCAGATGATCGATGCTCGGGTGGACGCGATGTTCAGGGCAGGGCTTGTTGACGAGGTGAAGGCGATCATGCGGATGGACCCTGACCGGACGCCGCTCCAGGCCATCGGGTACAAAGAGATCGTGCGGTACATGGACCATGAGATAGACCTGCAGGAGGCAGAGCGCCTGATCAAGCGGAACTCCCGGAGATATGCAAAGCGCCAATTCACCTGGTTCAGGCAGGAGCAGGGTATTGCCTGGATAGATGTAACGGGCAAGAATAATAGCCATGAGGTCTTTCAGGCAGTAAAGCAGGTCCTCTCGGATATCTTTCCGCCAACTTCAGCAATGAGCAGTGAAAGTGCTTGA
- a CDS encoding SurA N-terminal domain-containing protein — protein sequence MLKAMRHHAKYLYFLFFIVILSFLFWGVGTVDQSSNAQIVAEVGKRKISAQDYGRVYDNYYRSYRDVYKDKFDEEMQKKLNLKDKAIETLVGQTILLIAAEENGIKVSDSEVKEAILNEPVFAKNGVFDNEIYQNTLRLSRLTPGVYELNKREELTIQKMSRLIQTAAIIPDAGFDNVSADEQTKKMIKDAMAKDAQEKVLRSYIEGMKKKLKVKINTELL from the coding sequence ATGCTTAAGGCGATGCGGCACCATGCCAAATATTTATATTTTCTGTTTTTTATTGTGATCCTTTCCTTCCTCTTCTGGGGAGTGGGCACGGTAGATCAATCAAGCAATGCCCAGATCGTTGCAGAAGTGGGCAAACGCAAGATCTCTGCCCAGGACTATGGCAGGGTCTATGACAATTATTACAGGTCTTACCGCGATGTGTACAAAGATAAGTTCGATGAGGAGATGCAGAAGAAGCTCAATCTCAAGGATAAGGCCATTGAAACGCTTGTCGGCCAGACCATTCTGCTTATTGCGGCTGAAGAGAACGGGATCAAGGTGAGTGACAGCGAAGTAAAAGAGGCGATTCTGAACGAGCCTGTTTTTGCAAAGAACGGTGTTTTTGATAACGAGATTTACCAGAATACGCTCCGTCTTTCGAGACTTACCCCCGGTGTGTATGAGTTGAACAAGAGGGAAGAGCTGACCATACAAAAAATGAGCAGACTCATACAGACCGCTGCGATTATCCCTGATGCCGGATTTGATAATGTCTCTGCTGATGAGCAGACAAAAAAGATGATCAAAGATGCCATGGCAAAAGATGCACAGGAAAAAGTTCTTCGATCCTACATAGAGGGCATGAAAAAGAAACTGAAGGTGAAAATCAATACTGAGCTTCTCTGA
- the rlmB gene encoding 23S rRNA (guanosine(2251)-2'-O)-methyltransferase RlmB: MSRKRETFHFSKRTDRDRARSKSSEEWICGLNPVLEAVRAGRRVHKVFLAFSRRDRADIEQELAGRSIAVQKVDLQFFDERFHKGHQGIAATVEPREYADFDDLIEIPRTKKEVPLFLILDGIEDPRNFGSILRVADAGGVHGVVIQSHRSASLTPEAVKASAGASEHVMISMVPNIKHAINSMKESGITIVGAEAEGENSAWDMDFTGPVALVVGSEAEGMRRTVMERCDHIVRLPMQGKVNSLNASVATGVIVFEIMRQRMKRNEICKEKKA, encoded by the coding sequence ATGAGCAGAAAGAGAGAGACATTTCACTTTTCAAAAAGAACTGACCGTGACCGGGCGAGGTCAAAATCCAGTGAAGAATGGATCTGCGGGCTCAATCCTGTGCTGGAAGCTGTCAGGGCCGGAAGAAGAGTCCATAAGGTTTTTCTTGCTTTCTCCAGAAGAGACAGGGCCGATATTGAGCAGGAGCTGGCAGGCAGGAGTATCGCTGTTCAGAAGGTTGACCTCCAGTTTTTTGATGAGCGCTTTCATAAAGGCCATCAGGGGATAGCGGCAACCGTAGAGCCTCGGGAGTATGCTGATTTCGATGACCTTATTGAAATCCCACGGACAAAAAAGGAGGTGCCTCTTTTCCTTATTCTTGACGGTATTGAGGACCCGAGAAATTTTGGATCGATCCTGAGGGTTGCTGATGCAGGCGGTGTTCATGGGGTCGTGATACAGTCACACCGGTCAGCTTCTCTGACGCCGGAGGCTGTCAAGGCCTCTGCAGGGGCATCAGAGCATGTGATGATATCCATGGTCCCTAACATCAAGCATGCGATCAATTCGATGAAGGAATCGGGTATCACCATTGTCGGTGCTGAAGCTGAAGGAGAAAACTCGGCTTGGGATATGGATTTTACGGGCCCCGTTGCATTAGTCGTTGGTTCAGAGGCTGAGGGAATGCGTAGAACAGTAATGGAGCGTTGTGATCACATTGTAAGGCTCCCTATGCAGGGGAAGGTTAATTCGCTCAATGCCTCAGTTGCTACAGGGGTTATTGTTTTTGAGATAATGCGCCAAAGGATGAAAAGGAACGAGATTTGCAAAGAAAAAAAGGCGTAA
- the hfq gene encoding RNA chaperone Hfq, whose amino-acid sequence MPTSKSQSLQDNFLNQLRKDKLPVLIYLTNGVRLKGVVKAFDNFVILLKDANQQLVYKHAVSTIVPERDIDIRFEERS is encoded by the coding sequence ATGCCCACGTCAAAAAGTCAGAGCCTGCAGGACAATTTCCTTAATCAATTGAGAAAGGATAAGTTGCCCGTACTTATTTACCTTACCAATGGTGTGCGTCTGAAGGGGGTTGTCAAGGCATTTGACAATTTTGTCATTCTCCTTAAAGACGCGAACCAGCAGCTTGTGTACAAGCATGCTGTGTCGACTATTGTTCCTGAACGGGACATTGATATCCGCTTTGAAGAGCGCAGCTGA